In Elusimicrobiota bacterium, one genomic interval encodes:
- the lptB gene encoding LPS export ABC transporter ATP-binding protein: protein MSLIAENLKKAYGARLVVDGVTVEVNPGEIVGLLGPNGAGKTTSFHMAVGLLRPDGGRISIDGKDVSDLPMFKRARAGLGYLAQEPSIFRRLSVRDNLDAILEHLPLTPEEKVAKRDGLLSDLGLTRLAKQMAYTLSGGEKRRTEIARALVTDPRYLLLDEPFVGIDPLAVNDIQEVLGQLKSKGLGLLITDHNVRATLEIVDRAYIIHAGRILVHGGAHDLMKSPEARRLYLGEKFRL, encoded by the coding sequence GTGTCTCTAATCGCTGAAAATTTAAAGAAGGCCTATGGCGCGCGCCTTGTGGTGGACGGTGTCACCGTGGAGGTCAATCCCGGTGAAATCGTGGGCCTTTTGGGGCCCAACGGGGCTGGGAAGACAACCAGTTTTCATATGGCGGTGGGGCTGCTTCGTCCGGACGGGGGCCGGATTTCAATCGATGGAAAAGATGTTTCAGACCTCCCGATGTTTAAGCGGGCTCGGGCGGGGTTGGGGTATCTGGCTCAAGAACCCTCCATTTTTCGACGGTTGTCGGTCCGTGATAATCTGGACGCCATTTTAGAGCATCTTCCCTTAACCCCGGAGGAAAAAGTCGCCAAACGTGATGGGCTTTTGTCCGATCTGGGGTTGACCCGATTGGCCAAGCAGATGGCCTACACCCTTTCGGGGGGAGAAAAGCGTCGGACGGAAATCGCTCGAGCGTTGGTGACCGACCCGCGCTACCTGCTCCTGGACGAGCCGTTTGTGGGAATTGACCCCTTAGCGGTGAACGATATTCAAGAGGTTTTAGGTCAACTGAAATCAAAAGGGCTGGGTTTGCTGATCACGGACCACAATGTTCGGGCGACCCTTGAAATAGTCGATCGGGCTTACATCATTCACGCCGGACGCATTCTGGTCCACGGAGGGGCCCACGATCTGATGAAATCTCCGGAAGCTCGGCGGCTCTATCTGGGTGAAAAGTTTCGGTTATGA
- the lptC gene encoding LPS export ABC transporter periplasmic protein LptC produces MRTRTVGRTRNVAAIVLVSLAACGRGPVTSREADPGGGPPDQTLGKFSMDSFQGGTHHWTLFSPHADLFDTEHRVDLETPQVQFFTEGRPSSTVTAAQGRMDTASKDFWAGGGVVMVSAQGVRLESDWVQYEKAADRFVSTAPVTVTRGRSVVKGIGWEARSDLSDLVIRNQRGEIAPEDNRIFKKK; encoded by the coding sequence ATGAGAACCCGGACCGTCGGCCGAACCCGTAACGTCGCGGCGATCGTGTTGGTCTCCTTGGCGGCGTGTGGGAGGGGCCCGGTCACGTCTCGCGAAGCCGATCCTGGCGGTGGACCGCCGGATCAGACGTTGGGGAAATTTTCCATGGACTCTTTTCAGGGGGGCACGCACCATTGGACGTTGTTTTCCCCTCACGCCGATCTTTTTGATACTGAACACCGGGTGGATTTGGAGACGCCTCAAGTCCAATTTTTCACGGAGGGACGGCCCAGTTCAACGGTCACCGCCGCCCAGGGGCGTATGGACACCGCGTCAAAGGACTTTTGGGCGGGGGGCGGGGTGGTGATGGTGTCCGCCCAAGGCGTTCGCCTGGAGAGTGATTGGGTTCAGTATGAAAAGGCGGCGGATCGTTTTGTGTCCACCGCGCCTGTCACTGTGACACGGGGGCGATCGGTGGTCAAGGGGATCGGGTGGGAGGCACGGTCGGACCTTTCGGATTTGGTGATCCGGAACCAACGGGGAGAAATTGCCCCGGAAGACAATCGGATTTTTAAAAAGAAATGA
- the raiA gene encoding ribosome-associated translation inhibitor RaiA → MQIHITARHIELTPALAEHTRKKLERIARHFEIVLRAQVILGVEKHRHIAEVVVHAQGHHDFRAREVAGDLYAAIDLAVEKLQLHFSREKDRRVRGRRGEKSRPEVDPLPEPSKEPVITRISRVTPRTLSVAEASRALDDTDMDFLLFLGDDDAVRIIYRRQDATFGLLEPNL, encoded by the coding sequence ATGCAAATTCATATTACCGCCCGCCACATCGAATTAACCCCGGCCTTGGCCGAACACACACGCAAGAAGCTGGAACGCATTGCCCGCCATTTCGAAATCGTCTTGCGCGCCCAAGTGATATTGGGCGTTGAAAAACACCGTCACATCGCTGAAGTGGTTGTCCACGCTCAAGGGCATCATGATTTCCGCGCCCGCGAAGTGGCGGGTGACCTCTACGCCGCCATTGACTTGGCGGTGGAGAAACTTCAGTTGCACTTTTCCCGCGAGAAGGATCGCCGGGTTCGCGGTCGTCGGGGGGAGAAATCTCGTCCGGAGGTTGACCCCCTTCCCGAGCCCTCCAAGGAGCCTGTGATCACGCGGATCAGTCGAGTCACCCCCCGCACCCTTTCCGTTGCCGAGGCTTCCCGTGCGTTGGACGATACCGACATGGATTTTCTCCTGTTTTTGGGGGATGACGACGCTGTTCGAATTATCTATCGACGGCAGGATGCCACATTCGGGCTGCTTGAGCCCAACCTCTAG